The genome window GGGATCTGCAATTCTGTTCCAGACTTTATCTGTCCAACGAAGGGCTTCATTCAAAGCACCAGTGGTGTCACTACTTCCTCCTTGAGCAAATTGAAATGGCAACATCCAGCATGCCTCCTCTACATCGGTATGTTATCATAGCTGTCTTCTGTTTTGAAATAGAGGCCCCGGATCTCTACGAACTCGTTACGAATGATCTTTTGCACTCGCTCCAGATCCTCTTTTGGAAACTGGATACATAGCGCACACCCTGCTGTAATTTCTTTTGGCGTAGGGAACAAATCAATCTCTATCTCCGCAAACTCCAGCAGCATTTCAGCACGCAGAGCCTGCTGGGTTGAATCAAATGCAATCAGCATCCAATCATTAATCCATTCGTCCATGTCCGGCTCCTTTCGCCATACGTTTAACCTTGGAGAAAAAGCTTGTCCTCGTGAAGTATAAAACGCTCTACCTTTCCATATACTGTTACTACTATTCCAAGGGAAAGGATAGATCCTATGAATCCTACTTCGCGTTCCTTTTCATCACAAGACATGACCAGTCTAAAAATCCCCCATACCGATCCAGGCATTCACTCCGCCATTACCCATCGGTTAATGTTCCATCTCTATAAAGCCCATTCTCTGCAAAATGTAGTGATCGTCTGCATCGGCACTGATCGCTCAACAGGCGACTGCCTTGGTCCTCTGGTCGGATCAGCCCTTTCCAAGTGGGACAGCCCTTTATTCCATCTCTATGGTACCTTGGATGAACCCGTCCATGCGATGAACCTGCAGGATACACTTCACAATATACAAAAAACACACCATAACCCTTATGTGATTGGCATTGATGCCTGTCTAGGACAATCATCCAGTGTAGGATGCATTCAAGTCGTCAATGGCCCACTCAAACCAGGTGCGGGAGTAAATAAAGAATTACCGCCGGTCGGCGATATCCATCTGACAGGTATCGTTAACGTCGGCGGCTTTATGGAATACTTTGTTCTACAGAACACACGGCTCAGTCTCGTTGTGCGCATGTCCGAGATTATATCCAGCAGTCTGTATTCGGCCATCCGGGAATGGCATACACGTTCTACTCTGCTTGCTGTGCCAGAGTAATAGCTTCCTTTTCCTCTGGGGACAGAGTGTACGCGGACTCTCCCCCTTTAAGAGGTTTTGCATATACATAAGAACCGTCACGGTTATATATCCCCGTAAGGATCATGCCATCCTGGCTGTCGTTAATCATGGCCATGGAGAAGCTCAGATCACTGCCATGCTCTCCATAGGCATTGTATCTTTTCACGCCAACTTTACCTTGAATGCGGGTCAGCTTTTGCATGACAACTTGTAGCTGATTCGTTTGCAGTTTGTGTTCATCCTCAATGCTGTCCATCTGAATTTTCAGATTAATCAGCAATGACTCCAGGTCCTCTACTCCACTGCCAGCCATCATGGCTTCATATTTACGTTTAAACTTTCGTAACTTTGCTCCTTGAGCAATACTCACAATCAGCAAGATCACCGTAAGTAATGCCATTCCGCCAATAATCCATAACAGCTGTTCCAGAATCAGCTCGTTTAATTCAGCCATGTAATTGCAACTACCCCTCTATATTTTTGATCAGATTAACGTCTGTCTGTAATATTATCATTTATTATAAATCAACCCGATATCCCTAAGCTTAATCACACAGCAGCACACTACCAAATGAGTTCAACATTTCAACTATAACCTAGTCTGTCCCCGTCAATTCCAACACTGCCTTAACGAGTGCATCCACATGTCCTCGAGTTGAATTGTATCCCACACTTGCCCTTACTGCTCCGGTAGCGGTTGTACCAGCAGATTCATGTGCAAGCGGTGTGCAATGAAAACCGGAGCGAACCGCAATCCCATAATTCCGATCTAATCGGAAGGCGAGTTGTGCTGAATCATACCCATCCACAGTAAAAGATACCAATCCAGTACGT of Paenibacillus sp. FSL R5-0517 contains these proteins:
- a CDS encoding DUF3343 domain-containing protein, with translation MDEWINDWMLIAFDSTQQALRAEMLLEFAEIEIDLFPTPKEITAGCALCIQFPKEDLERVQKIIRNEFVEIRGLYFKTEDSYDNIPM
- the yyaC gene encoding spore protease YyaC encodes the protein MNPTSRSFSSQDMTSLKIPHTDPGIHSAITHRLMFHLYKAHSLQNVVIVCIGTDRSTGDCLGPLVGSALSKWDSPLFHLYGTLDEPVHAMNLQDTLHNIQKTHHNPYVIGIDACLGQSSSVGCIQVVNGPLKPGAGVNKELPPVGDIHLTGIVNVGGFMEYFVLQNTRLSLVVRMSEIISSSLYSAIREWHTRSTLLAVPE
- a CDS encoding DUF4446 family protein, translated to MAELNELILEQLLWIIGGMALLTVILLIVSIAQGAKLRKFKRKYEAMMAGSGVEDLESLLINLKIQMDSIEDEHKLQTNQLQVVMQKLTRIQGKVGVKRYNAYGEHGSDLSFSMAMINDSQDGMILTGIYNRDGSYVYAKPLKGGESAYTLSPEEKEAITLAQQAE